A genomic segment from Streptomyces sp. NBC_01233 encodes:
- a CDS encoding IS110 family transposase produces MLLIGDDWAEDHHDVEVQDETGRKLAAANLPEGVAGIAKLHELVARHGGEDLDPAGVVVAIETDRGSWVQALIASGYQVFAVNPRQVNRFKERYGSSGAKSDKGDAHALADMVRIDRAQLRPVAGDSEAAQAVKVVARAHQTLIWERTRTFQRLRTTLREYFPAALNAYSDLTLTSTDALELLIKAPTPAMAAKLTRTQITAVLTRHRRHNRDAKAATVQSALRERQLGLPEPVTAAYAAAATAHARLIIALNEQIAVMEEQVRAHFLAHPDAEIYLSMPGIGEIVGARVLAEFGDDPTRYTSAKARKNYAGTSPITRASGKSHTVQARYVRNNRLADALQTQAFSALRSSPGARGYYDKQRAREAGYNPALRQLGNRLVGILHGCLKTRTRYDEATAWSHHTHPHAA; encoded by the coding sequence GTCGAGGTCCAGGACGAGACCGGCCGGAAACTGGCCGCCGCGAACCTGCCCGAAGGAGTGGCGGGCATCGCGAAACTGCACGAACTCGTCGCCCGCCACGGCGGTGAGGACCTGGACCCGGCCGGCGTCGTGGTCGCAATCGAGACCGACCGCGGCTCTTGGGTGCAGGCCCTGATCGCCTCCGGCTACCAGGTGTTCGCGGTCAACCCCCGGCAGGTCAACCGCTTCAAGGAACGGTATGGCTCCTCCGGAGCCAAGAGCGACAAGGGCGACGCGCACGCGCTCGCCGACATGGTCCGCATCGACCGGGCCCAGCTGCGGCCGGTGGCCGGCGACAGCGAGGCGGCCCAGGCCGTCAAGGTCGTCGCCCGCGCCCACCAGACCCTCATCTGGGAACGCACCCGCACCTTCCAGCGGCTGCGCACCACACTGCGCGAGTACTTCCCCGCCGCCCTGAACGCCTACTCGGACCTGACCCTGACCAGCACCGACGCGCTGGAACTGCTGATCAAGGCACCCACCCCGGCCATGGCGGCGAAGCTGACCCGCACCCAGATCACCGCCGTCCTGACCCGCCACCGCCGCCACAACCGGGACGCGAAAGCGGCCACCGTCCAGAGCGCGCTGCGTGAGCGGCAGCTCGGCCTGCCCGAGCCGGTCACCGCCGCCTACGCGGCCGCCGCCACCGCTCACGCCCGTCTGATCATCGCGTTGAACGAGCAGATCGCCGTGATGGAAGAGCAGGTGAGGGCACATTTTCTGGCGCACCCGGACGCTGAGATCTACCTCTCGATGCCCGGCATCGGTGAGATCGTCGGCGCCCGGGTGCTCGCCGAGTTCGGAGACGACCCCACCCGATACACGTCCGCGAAGGCCCGCAAGAACTACGCCGGCACGAGCCCCATCACCAGGGCCTCCGGCAAGAGCCACACCGTCCAGGCCCGCTACGTCCGCAACAACCGGCTCGCCGACGCGCTTCAGACCCAGGCGTTCTCCGCCCTGCGGTCCTCACCCGGCGCCCGCGGCTACTACGACAAGCAACGCGCCCGTGAGGCCGGCTACAACCCCGCCCTCCGCCAGCTCGGGAACCGGCTCGTCGGCATCCTCCACGGCTGCCTCAAAACCCGCACCCGCTACGACGAAGCGACCGCTTGGTCCCACCACACCCACCCCCATGCCGCTTGA
- a CDS encoding alpha/beta hydrolase: protein MGLTSSALLLCAVLCTALAFAVTVWLWPRLARGSRTRVLGRMGLIVLVQVFLFASVALAANRSLLIYGSWADLAGRARQEAVRGGVAVEVLGRQAPNVPGGGNPLVSGVIEKVTLHGERSRSAAQAYVYLPPEYFQKGNEQRRFPAAVVLTGYPGTAENLLKGLRYPKTAWTLAKEEKAQPMILVMMRPTVSAENTQCVDVRGGGPQSETFFGTDVPRAISSTYRAGTSARSWGIIGDSTGGYCALKMTVQHPETYAAGVGLSADYKPEIDQYSGDLFHGDKDEEKRSDLLWHLANRPQGASSFLVTTSLQGEANYKPTQQFIKAVKDPARVSSITLDRGGHSFNTWNREIPPALEWIGGRLSAE, encoded by the coding sequence ATGGGTCTGACAAGTAGTGCACTCCTCCTGTGCGCCGTGCTGTGCACGGCACTGGCCTTCGCGGTCACCGTGTGGCTCTGGCCGCGGCTGGCACGGGGGAGCCGGACACGGGTGCTGGGGCGCATGGGGCTGATCGTCCTCGTGCAGGTGTTCCTGTTCGCATCGGTCGCGCTCGCGGCGAACCGCAGCCTGCTGATCTACGGTTCCTGGGCGGACCTGGCCGGACGCGCGCGCCAGGAGGCCGTGCGCGGCGGGGTGGCCGTGGAGGTGCTGGGGCGGCAGGCTCCCAACGTGCCCGGCGGTGGCAATCCCCTGGTGAGCGGCGTGATCGAGAAGGTGACCCTGCACGGCGAGCGTTCCAGGAGCGCCGCCCAGGCCTACGTGTACCTGCCGCCGGAGTACTTCCAGAAGGGCAACGAACAGCGGAGGTTCCCCGCGGCGGTGGTCCTGACGGGCTACCCGGGCACGGCGGAGAACCTGCTGAAGGGGCTGCGCTACCCGAAGACGGCCTGGACCCTGGCCAAGGAGGAGAAGGCGCAGCCGATGATCCTGGTGATGATGCGGCCCACCGTCTCGGCCGAGAACACCCAGTGCGTCGATGTCCGCGGCGGCGGCCCGCAGAGCGAGACCTTCTTCGGTACGGACGTCCCCCGGGCCATATCGAGCACGTACCGCGCCGGCACCTCGGCGCGGAGCTGGGGCATCATCGGCGATTCGACCGGCGGCTACTGCGCCCTGAAGATGACGGTGCAGCATCCGGAGACCTACGCGGCCGGCGTGGGCCTCTCGGCGGACTACAAGCCGGAGATCGACCAGTACTCCGGCGACCTCTTCCACGGCGACAAGGACGAGGAGAAACGATCCGACCTGCTGTGGCATCTCGCCAACCGGCCGCAGGGCGCGTCCTCGTTCCTCGTGACCACCTCGCTGCAGGGCGAGGCGAACTACAAGCCGACCCAGCAGTTCATCAAGGCGGTGAAGGATCCGGCCCGCGTCTCGTCGATCACGCTCGACCGCGGAGGACACAGCTTCAACACCTGGAACCGCGAGATCCCGCCGGCCCTCGAATGGATCGGCGGCCGGCTCAGCGCCGAGTGA
- a CDS encoding FadR/GntR family transcriptional regulator has translation MTTEGSPGQGLHSHVLDTLGLAITAGEHPPGSVLRTDEIAERFDASRTVVREVVRVLESMNLVESRRRVGVTVRPADEWNVYDPRVIRWRLAGTDRPRQLRSLTVLRSAIEPVAAGLAATLATPEQCAELTEAALGMVRTSRGHQLEGYLRHDIAFHRVVLNASGNEMFARLGDVVAEVLTGRTEHAVMFHDPDPAAVTLHVQVAEAVREGDAARAEVLTRQIAVGALEELDVLAP, from the coding sequence ATGACCACCGAAGGCAGTCCTGGGCAGGGGCTCCACTCCCACGTGCTGGACACCCTCGGACTTGCGATCACGGCGGGGGAGCACCCGCCCGGCAGCGTCCTGCGCACGGACGAGATCGCCGAACGCTTCGACGCCTCCCGCACGGTGGTGCGGGAGGTCGTCCGCGTCCTGGAGTCGATGAACCTGGTCGAGTCCCGCCGCCGGGTCGGCGTCACGGTCCGCCCCGCCGACGAATGGAACGTCTACGACCCGCGGGTGATCCGCTGGCGGCTGGCGGGCACCGACCGGCCCCGGCAACTGCGGTCCCTCACCGTGCTGCGCTCCGCGATCGAGCCGGTCGCGGCCGGGCTCGCCGCGACCCTGGCCACGCCGGAACAGTGCGCCGAACTCACCGAGGCGGCCCTCGGGATGGTCCGCACCTCGCGCGGCCACCAGCTCGAGGGCTACCTGCGCCACGACATCGCGTTCCACCGCGTCGTGCTGAACGCCTCCGGCAACGAGATGTTCGCCCGGCTCGGGGACGTCGTCGCGGAGGTCCTGACCGGCCGCACCGAACACGCGGTGATGTTCCACGATCCCGACCCGGCGGCCGTCACCCTGCACGTCCAAGTGGCCGAGGCGGTACGGGAGGGAGATGCGGCCCGGGCGGAGGTGCTGACGCGGCAGATCGCGGTGGGCGCGCTGGAGGAGTTGGACGTACTGGCCCCGTAG
- a CDS encoding gluconokinase, giving the protein MSTQRVIVVMGVAGTGKTTVGRLLATSLGIPYAEGDAFHPAANVAKMSAGTPLDDADRWPWLDAIGQWIRNCAGLRGGVVAASSLKRVYRDRLRAAAPGAVFVHLTGERPLIEKRMADRKGHFMPTTLLDSQFATLEPLQDDELGVAVDVSGSPEEITERALAALRRLGAAEDGAAEHRSPEN; this is encoded by the coding sequence GTGAGCACCCAGCGCGTCATTGTGGTGATGGGCGTGGCCGGCACGGGCAAGACGACCGTGGGCCGGCTGCTCGCGACGTCGCTCGGCATTCCGTACGCGGAGGGCGACGCGTTCCACCCGGCGGCCAACGTCGCCAAGATGTCGGCCGGCACCCCCCTCGACGACGCGGACCGGTGGCCGTGGCTGGACGCCATCGGCCAGTGGATCCGCAACTGCGCCGGGCTGCGCGGCGGCGTGGTCGCCGCCTCCTCGCTCAAGCGCGTCTACCGCGACCGGCTGCGTGCCGCGGCCCCGGGGGCCGTCTTCGTCCACCTCACCGGTGAGCGCCCGCTGATCGAGAAGCGGATGGCCGACCGCAAGGGCCACTTCATGCCCACCACCCTGCTGGACTCTCAGTTCGCCACCCTGGAACCGCTCCAGGACGACGAACTCGGCGTCGCCGTCGACGTGTCCGGATCCCCCGAGGAGATCACCGAACGCGCCCTGGCCGCCCTGCGCCGGCTCGGCGCGGCCGAAGACGGCGCCGCCGAACACCGCAGCCCCGAGAACTGA
- a CDS encoding GntT/GntP/DsdX family permease gives MTSLSVETLAAAATGPITSAGNTQLGIAVLAGIAVIVLLITRLKLHAFLALTVGSLALGVFAGAPLAKTIASFTAGLGATVAGVGVLIALGAILGRLLADSGGADEIVDTILARAKGRAMPWAMVLIASVIGLPLFFEVGIVLLIPVVLLVAKRGNYSLMRIGIPALAGLSVMHGLIPPHPGPLVAIDVLHANLGVTLALGVVVAIPTVIIAGPPFSRYAAQWVDIPAPEHVVAQRPSADVEHRPRFGATVFTVLLPVALMLVKALVDIVVNDPANPVQRVTDVAGSPLIALLSAVLVGMFTLGRAAGFTKGQLSVTVEKSLGPIAGILLIVGAGGGFKQTLIDVGVGQMILDLSKGWAIPTLLLAWLIAVAIRLATGSATVATISAAGLVAPLAAGTSTTETALLVLAIGSGSLFFSHVNDAGFWMVKEYFGMTVGQTLKTWSVMETIISVVGLGCVLLLSLVL, from the coding sequence GTGACCAGTCTCAGTGTGGAGACACTGGCAGCGGCCGCCACCGGTCCGATCACCTCGGCCGGGAACACCCAGCTGGGGATCGCCGTCCTCGCGGGCATCGCCGTCATCGTCCTGCTCATCACCCGCCTCAAGCTGCACGCCTTCCTCGCACTCACGGTCGGTTCGCTGGCCCTCGGCGTCTTCGCGGGCGCGCCGTTGGCCAAGACGATCGCCAGCTTCACCGCCGGACTCGGTGCCACCGTCGCAGGCGTCGGCGTGCTGATCGCCCTCGGCGCGATCCTCGGCAGGCTGCTGGCCGACTCGGGCGGCGCGGACGAGATCGTGGACACGATCCTCGCCCGGGCCAAGGGCCGGGCCATGCCCTGGGCGATGGTGCTGATCGCCTCGGTGATCGGGCTGCCGCTCTTCTTCGAAGTCGGCATCGTGCTGCTGATCCCGGTGGTGCTGCTGGTCGCCAAACGGGGGAACTACTCCCTGATGCGGATCGGCATCCCGGCGCTGGCCGGCCTGTCCGTGATGCACGGGCTGATACCGCCGCACCCCGGACCCCTCGTCGCCATCGACGTGTTGCACGCGAACCTGGGGGTCACGCTCGCGCTCGGTGTGGTCGTCGCGATCCCGACCGTGATCATCGCCGGACCGCCCTTCTCCCGGTACGCGGCGCAGTGGGTGGACATCCCGGCGCCGGAGCACGTGGTCGCGCAGCGCCCTTCGGCCGACGTGGAGCACCGCCCACGGTTCGGGGCAACGGTCTTCACCGTGCTGCTGCCGGTGGCCCTGATGCTGGTCAAGGCCCTGGTCGACATCGTGGTCAACGACCCCGCCAACCCTGTGCAGCGCGTGACCGACGTCGCGGGCTCGCCGCTGATCGCACTTCTCTCGGCGGTGCTGGTGGGCATGTTCACCCTCGGCCGGGCGGCCGGCTTCACCAAGGGGCAGCTGTCGGTCACGGTCGAGAAGTCCCTGGGCCCGATCGCGGGCATCCTGCTGATCGTGGGCGCCGGCGGCGGCTTCAAGCAGACCTTGATCGACGTGGGCGTGGGCCAGATGATCCTGGACCTGTCGAAGGGCTGGGCCATACCGACGCTGCTGCTCGCCTGGCTGATCGCCGTGGCCATCCGCCTGGCGACGGGCTCGGCGACCGTGGCCACCATCTCGGCGGCCGGTCTCGTGGCCCCGCTCGCGGCCGGCACGTCCACGACCGAGACCGCGCTGCTCGTCCTCGCCATCGGGTCGGGCTCACTGTTCTTCAGCCACGTCAACGACGCCGGCTTCTGGATGGTCAAGGAGTACTTCGGGATGACCGTCGGCCAGACCCTGAAGACCTGGTCGGTGATGGAGACGATCATCTCGGTGGTCGGCCTGGGCTGCGTCCTGCTGCTGTCACTGGTCCTTTAG
- a CDS encoding cytochrome P450: protein MRTVQGVALDGLRARVRALAERTGLPVRSDPFAARAAGAGAARRRTERVGRPPRGGTPLADRGPAGKGLGAETADRRAYVKESFRHPAGAPSGLATPATPAIPGVLRGLLGALAPARPLRSPGAVRASAAALRALRARHGDAPALVRTRSGRTVLVLLDPQDLRRFYEEPVSVLAADPPEKCRGLGAAEPAGTGCSRAELRTERRQISADVLAADLPVHPSCGPFLAAVAEEARHLTATGTLDLARVRHAVNRAARRIVLGDAAAADEELAGWLTQLRAEGKGLRGGRVRSARTTRSVRDKARARIQEYARHADGGTLVGRAARHADPTGTLDTAGEAEHWLLAMGAVPDTLLRTLLLLGAHPAEQDAAAAEAVAEAADGPGRGELPRLRACVRESLRLYPVVPDLIRITRAETEWRGVRYPAGTSVLLPAAFHQRDPERVPAAHVFVPGRWKNPRADQDIRMAPFSHGGGRCPGDQLGLMITAALCAEVLRGHRIGAARPVLDPVGPLPATLDPHGIRLTLARR, encoded by the coding sequence ATGCGTACGGTCCAAGGGGTCGCCCTGGACGGGTTGAGGGCCCGGGTTCGAGCCCTCGCGGAGCGGACCGGGCTGCCGGTGCGGTCCGATCCGTTCGCCGCGCGGGCGGCCGGAGCGGGCGCCGCCCGCCGCCGCACCGAGCGCGTCGGCCGTCCGCCCCGGGGCGGAACGCCGCTCGCGGACCGGGGCCCGGCAGGGAAGGGGCTCGGCGCGGAAACCGCCGACCGTCGGGCATACGTAAAAGAATCGTTTCGGCATCCGGCCGGGGCCCCCTCAGGGCTCGCCACCCCCGCCACCCCCGCCATCCCCGGTGTCCTCCGCGGCCTTCTGGGCGCCCTCGCCCCCGCGCGCCCGCTCCGCAGCCCGGGCGCGGTGCGCGCGTCCGCCGCCGCGCTGCGCGCCCTGCGCGCCCGGCACGGGGACGCGCCCGCCCTCGTACGCACCCGCTCCGGCCGGACGGTCCTCGTCCTCCTCGACCCGCAGGACCTGCGGCGGTTCTACGAGGAACCCGTCAGCGTCCTCGCGGCCGACCCGCCCGAGAAGTGCCGGGGCCTGGGCGCGGCGGAGCCCGCCGGCACCGGCTGCTCCCGCGCCGAACTGCGTACGGAACGGCGGCAGATCAGCGCCGATGTGCTGGCCGCCGACCTGCCCGTGCACCCCTCCTGCGGACCCTTCCTGGCGGCCGTCGCAGAAGAGGCCAGGCACCTGACCGCCACCGGCACCCTCGACCTCGCCCGCGTCCGGCACGCCGTGAACCGGGCCGCCCGGCGGATCGTGCTCGGCGACGCGGCCGCCGCGGACGAGGAGCTCGCCGGCTGGCTCACCCAGCTGCGCGCCGAGGGCAAGGGCCTGCGCGGCGGCCGGGTGCGCTCCGCCCGCACCACCCGCTCGGTGCGGGACAAGGCCCGCGCCCGCATCCAGGAGTACGCCCGGCACGCCGACGGCGGCACCCTCGTCGGGCGGGCCGCCCGCCACGCCGACCCCACCGGCACCCTGGACACCGCGGGCGAGGCCGAGCACTGGCTGCTGGCCATGGGCGCCGTCCCCGACACACTGCTGCGCACCCTCCTGCTGCTCGGCGCGCACCCCGCGGAGCAGGACGCGGCCGCGGCGGAGGCGGTCGCCGAAGCCGCGGACGGCCCGGGCCGGGGCGAACTGCCCAGGCTGCGGGCCTGCGTACGGGAGTCCCTGCGCCTGTACCCGGTGGTGCCCGACCTGATCCGCATCACCCGCGCCGAGACCGAATGGAGGGGCGTGCGCTACCCGGCCGGCACCTCGGTGCTGCTGCCGGCCGCGTTCCACCAGCGCGATCCCGAACGGGTACCGGCCGCGCACGTGTTCGTGCCGGGCCGGTGGAAGAACCCGCGTGCGGACCAGGACATCCGGATGGCGCCCTTCAGTCATGGCGGCGGCCGCTGCCCGGGGGACCAGCTCGGCCTGATGATCACGGCCGCGCTCTGCGCCGAAGTGCTGCGGGGCCATCGGATCGGGGCCGCCCGGCCGGTCCTGGACCCGGTGGGACCGCTGCCCGCGACGCTCGACCCGCACGGCATCCGGCTCACCCTCGCCCGCCGCTGA
- a CDS encoding protein-tyrosine phosphatase family protein — MKKTRQRDRDVPGPPPTPWDEIAPGLWMGGHYRTDPAGELRPVVVADEFDLVISLFVRSGHGPGPRAEHVVAQMPDAGLTAAQLRTVQRLARTAGLALDSGLTALVRCHSGYNRSGLVVAQCLVDRGLAPAEAIALVRRRRSPWALHNETFTSYLTAGLDAAALLVGLDHPLA, encoded by the coding sequence ATGAAGAAGACCCGCCAGCGCGACCGCGACGTGCCCGGGCCGCCGCCCACCCCGTGGGACGAGATCGCGCCGGGCCTCTGGATGGGCGGGCACTACCGGACCGACCCGGCCGGGGAGCTGCGTCCCGTCGTGGTGGCGGACGAGTTCGACCTCGTGATCAGCCTCTTCGTGCGGAGCGGGCACGGCCCCGGTCCGCGTGCCGAGCACGTCGTGGCGCAGATGCCGGACGCCGGACTCACCGCTGCCCAGCTGCGCACGGTGCAGCGCCTCGCACGCACCGCCGGGCTCGCCCTCGACAGCGGCCTCACCGCACTGGTCCGCTGCCACTCGGGCTACAACCGGTCCGGTCTCGTCGTCGCCCAGTGCCTCGTCGACCGGGGTCTGGCACCCGCCGAGGCCATTGCGCTCGTGCGCCGCCGGCGCTCCCCGTGGGCCCTGCACAACGAGACCTTCACCTCCTACCTCACCGCAGGACTCGACGCCGCGGCGCTGCTCGTCGGGCTGGACCACCCCCTGGCGTAG
- a CDS encoding S8 family serine peptidase — translation MAQRNNRSARDLRPTRSTRPARSLRAALAALTSVLLLPLGAGVAAAAPDPGPAAPSAAERKIEPRLRAQLDGSAKAAFWVYLDSAADLTAAGKQQTRAAKAETVLRTKRDHAARSQAGIVKALEGAQAEYTSYWIVNAVRVVGGEKLAGALAARPEVARIDADDKVELPKPAEGKREEAAADAVEWNIDRIKAPQVWDQLGVRGEGIVVANIDSGVDYTHPAVNNQYRGKKADGSYDHAYNWFDPAGVCSTAAPCDNNDHGTHTMGTMIGDDGGANKIGVAPGAKWIAAKGCESNSCSEASLLASGQWIVAPTDPGGQNPRPDLAPHIVNNSWGGTGGDTWYQEIVNTWRAAGIFPAFSNGNAGPGCSTSGSPGDYASSYSSGAFDINNAIASFSSRGAGPGGIIKPNIAAPGVNVRSSVPGGAYEAFSGTSMASPHTAAAVALLWSAAPTLEGDVGQTESLLDGTAQDTDSSQCGGTPADNNVFGEGKLDVLAAVNAAPRGAIGALGGVVRSGGQPLAGVKITADGPIDRTATTGADGSYAFPSLSVGDYTLTAAKFGYGQQTATATVTENATATGDFTLTQAPSGKLTGTVSSAVGPAAGASVAIADTPVTATADAQGRFEVTLPHGTYDVNATHASRCVTGGTAKVTVAGDATVAVNLPERTDGYGYACATAGDRPYTEGSRQLALTGDNTTERVDLPFPLPLYGKTYGQAWIGTNGTVSFGGNNTGDINGDIPSTATPNAALYPFWDDLVVGAAGSGSGVFTGVTGTAPHRSYVIEWRQVSHWSAQADKFSFSATIGEDGTVAYSYKGTGGTGIKGGSTATVGVENAAGTDAFKYSFNTAVITDGLSIAFRTTKSGVVAGRVLDANDGNGVAGATVTVGTGDTAVSATTAADGGYVVQSPSGSRAVSLTAAQYESATATVDVKAADVTTVTQSLRTGKVTASKPSVEIVLPANQKRTRTLDLTNPGLGTAFTVSEDAAWLTATPAGGDLPTGGKIPVSLSADTTGLTPGAVLTADLKITSASGRTPVLTVPVKVVVPRYQVGVDAGSGYGSTDGLGDAWSPDRRYTAGSYGYQGNGSVQSTGRTIAGTDEQRLLRNAREGMYEYRFDNVPNGTYTVELGFAELSSAKPDKRVFDVLAEGTQVLPSLDIALEAGTYKALTREYTVTVTDGVLNIRFVTHNGFGKPLLNSLRVTDRPDKS, via the coding sequence GTGGCCCAACGCAACAACCGGTCCGCACGAGACTTAAGGCCCACAAGGTCGACAAGGCCCGCACGGTCCTTACGCGCGGCGCTCGCCGCCCTCACCTCGGTCCTGCTGCTCCCGCTCGGCGCGGGCGTCGCCGCGGCCGCGCCGGACCCCGGTCCCGCCGCACCGAGCGCGGCCGAGCGCAAGATCGAACCCAGGCTCCGCGCCCAGCTCGACGGCTCGGCCAAGGCCGCCTTCTGGGTGTATCTCGACAGCGCCGCCGACCTCACCGCCGCGGGGAAGCAGCAGACCCGCGCCGCCAAGGCAGAAACGGTTCTGCGGACCAAGAGGGACCACGCCGCGCGCAGCCAGGCCGGGATCGTCAAGGCTCTGGAAGGCGCCCAGGCCGAGTACACCTCGTACTGGATCGTGAACGCCGTCCGCGTCGTCGGCGGCGAGAAGCTCGCCGGGGCCCTCGCGGCGCGTCCCGAGGTCGCCCGGATCGATGCCGACGACAAGGTCGAGCTCCCCAAGCCCGCCGAGGGCAAACGGGAGGAGGCCGCCGCCGACGCCGTCGAGTGGAACATCGACCGGATCAAGGCCCCGCAGGTCTGGGACCAGCTCGGTGTCCGCGGCGAGGGCATCGTCGTCGCCAACATCGACAGCGGCGTGGACTACACGCACCCGGCCGTGAACAACCAGTACCGCGGGAAGAAGGCGGACGGCTCGTACGACCACGCCTACAACTGGTTCGACCCGGCGGGCGTCTGCTCCACCGCGGCCCCCTGCGACAACAACGACCACGGCACCCACACGATGGGCACGATGATCGGCGACGACGGCGGCGCCAACAAGATCGGCGTGGCCCCCGGCGCCAAGTGGATCGCCGCCAAGGGATGCGAGTCCAACTCCTGCTCCGAGGCCTCCTTGCTCGCCTCGGGCCAGTGGATCGTCGCCCCGACCGACCCGGGCGGTCAGAACCCCCGCCCCGATCTCGCCCCGCACATCGTCAACAACTCCTGGGGCGGCACGGGCGGCGACACCTGGTACCAGGAGATCGTCAACACCTGGCGGGCCGCCGGCATCTTCCCGGCCTTCTCCAACGGCAACGCCGGCCCGGGCTGCTCCACCAGCGGCTCCCCGGGTGACTACGCGAGCTCCTACAGCTCCGGCGCCTTCGACATCAACAACGCGATCGCGTCCTTCTCCTCGCGCGGCGCGGGCCCCGGCGGCATCATCAAGCCGAACATCGCCGCCCCGGGCGTGAACGTGCGCTCCTCCGTACCCGGCGGCGCGTACGAGGCCTTCTCCGGCACCTCCATGGCCTCGCCGCACACCGCCGCCGCCGTGGCCCTCCTGTGGTCCGCCGCGCCCACCCTCGAAGGCGACGTCGGGCAGACCGAGTCGCTCCTGGACGGCACCGCCCAGGACACCGACAGCAGCCAGTGCGGCGGCACGCCCGCCGACAACAACGTCTTCGGAGAGGGCAAGCTCGACGTCCTCGCCGCCGTGAACGCCGCCCCGCGCGGGGCGATCGGCGCGCTCGGCGGCGTCGTCCGCTCCGGCGGCCAGCCGCTCGCGGGCGTGAAGATCACGGCCGACGGCCCGATCGACCGCACGGCGACCACGGGCGCCGACGGCAGCTACGCCTTCCCCTCCCTCTCGGTGGGCGACTACACGCTGACCGCCGCCAAGTTCGGCTACGGGCAGCAGACCGCGACCGCCACGGTGACCGAGAACGCCACCGCCACCGGCGACTTCACCCTCACCCAGGCACCCTCCGGCAAGCTCACCGGCACCGTCTCCTCGGCCGTCGGACCCGCCGCCGGCGCCTCCGTCGCCATCGCGGACACCCCGGTGACCGCGACCGCCGACGCGCAGGGCCGCTTCGAGGTCACCCTGCCGCACGGCACGTACGACGTGAACGCCACGCACGCCTCCCGGTGTGTCACCGGCGGCACCGCGAAGGTCACCGTCGCCGGCGACGCCACCGTCGCGGTCAACCTCCCCGAGCGCACCGACGGGTACGGCTACGCCTGCGCCACCGCCGGCGACCGCCCGTACACCGAGGGGAGCCGGCAGCTCGCGCTGACCGGCGACAACACCACCGAGCGCGTCGACCTGCCCTTCCCGCTGCCGCTGTACGGGAAGACCTACGGCCAGGCCTGGATCGGGACGAACGGCACGGTCAGCTTCGGCGGCAACAACACCGGTGACATCAACGGGGACATCCCGAGCACGGCCACGCCCAACGCGGCCCTGTACCCGTTCTGGGACGACCTGGTCGTCGGCGCCGCGGGCAGCGGCTCGGGCGTCTTCACCGGCGTCACCGGCACCGCCCCGCACCGCAGTTACGTGATCGAGTGGCGCCAGGTGTCCCACTGGTCCGCGCAGGCCGACAAGTTCTCCTTCTCGGCGACGATCGGCGAGGACGGCACCGTCGCGTACTCCTACAAGGGGACCGGCGGCACCGGCATCAAGGGCGGCTCCACGGCCACGGTCGGCGTGGAGAACGCGGCCGGCACCGACGCCTTCAAGTACTCCTTCAACACCGCGGTCATCACGGACGGCCTGTCCATCGCCTTCCGGACCACCAAGAGCGGTGTGGTGGCGGGCCGGGTGCTCGACGCCAACGACGGCAACGGCGTCGCGGGCGCCACGGTCACCGTAGGCACCGGCGACACGGCGGTGTCCGCGACCACCGCGGCGGACGGCGGATACGTCGTCCAGAGTCCGTCGGGCTCGCGGGCCGTCTCCCTGACGGCCGCGCAGTACGAGTCCGCCACGGCGACGGTCGACGTGAAGGCCGCCGACGTCACGACGGTGACGCAGTCCCTGCGCACCGGCAAGGTGACGGCGTCCAAGCCGTCCGTGGAGATCGTCCTCCCGGCGAACCAGAAGCGGACGCGCACCCTGGACCTGACCAACCCGGGCCTCGGCACGGCGTTCACGGTCTCCGAGGACGCGGCCTGGCTGACGGCCACACCGGCCGGCGGTGACCTCCCGACGGGTGGGAAGATCCCGGTCAGCCTTTCGGCGGACACGACCGGACTGACCCCCGGGGCCGTGCTGACCGCCGACCTGAAGATCACTTCGGCGAGCGGCCGCACCCCGGTGCTCACCGTCCCGGTCAAGGTCGTCGTCCCGCGTTACCAGGTCGGCGTGGACGCGGGCTCCGGCTACGGCAGCACGGACGGCCTGGGTGACGCCTGGTCCCCGGACCGCAGGTACACGGCCGGCTCGTACGGCTACCAGGGCAACGGCTCGGTCCAGTCCACCGGCCGCACGATCGCGGGCACGGACGAGCAGCGGCTGTTACGCAACGCGCGCGAGGGCATGTACGAGTACCGCTTCGACAACGTGCCGAACGGGACCTACACGGTGGAGCTGGGCTTCGCCGAGCTCTCCTCCGCCAAGCCCGACAAGCGCGTCTTCGACGTCCTGGCCGAGGGCACCCAGGTCCTGCCCTCCCTGGACATCGCCCTGGAAGCCGGCACCTACAAGGCTCTGACCCGTGAGTACACGGTCACGGTCACGGACGGAGTCCTCAACATCCGCTTCGTCACGCACAACGGATTCGGCAAGCCCCTGCTGAACTCCCTGCGCGTGACCGACCGCCCCGACAAGAGCTGA